The following coding sequences lie in one Corallococcus macrosporus genomic window:
- a CDS encoding YkvA family protein, translating into MKSLERWRQKVRQLKTEVAALFIAARHPGVPWYAKLLAIAVVAYALSPVDLIPDFIPVLGLLDDLILVPLGILLVRRLIPPAVLAECRERARQEPYQRKTSWVAGAVIIALWVLLALFLVRHVRLRAG; encoded by the coding sequence ATGAAGAGCCTGGAGCGGTGGAGGCAGAAGGTCCGGCAGCTCAAGACGGAGGTGGCGGCGCTCTTCATCGCGGCCCGGCATCCTGGCGTCCCCTGGTACGCGAAGCTCCTTGCGATCGCGGTGGTCGCCTACGCGCTGAGCCCCGTGGACCTCATTCCAGACTTCATCCCGGTCCTCGGCCTGCTCGATGACCTGATCCTCGTCCCGCTCGGCATCCTGCTCGTCCGCCGGCTCATTCCTCCCGCGGTGCTCGCCGAATGCCGGGAGAGGGCCCGCCAGGAGCCCTACCAGCGCAAGACGAGCTGGGTCGCGGGGGCGGTCATCATCGCCCTCTGGGTGCTGCTCGCGCTGTTTCTCGTGCGGCACGTCCGCCTTCGAGCGGGGTGA
- a CDS encoding MotA/TolQ/ExbB proton channel family protein, protein MNFTLAGLWTHMGPVAQLIVIAMGVMSMVSLLILAERAFVFRAARRQSRRYAAQLDALLANGDFDAAAEVKTDKDVGYLGRTIRAGLTAYRVSATDSREEVMETVARGLERQAQREVQSLKRGLGHLATVGSTAPFVGLLGTTIGIVTAFQEMGAANSGGIGTISTGISEALVTTAFGLLVAIPAVMGYNSLQGWVDARAVDLSEASNEFLDAASRALKRTRAMSPRS, encoded by the coding sequence ATGAACTTCACACTCGCGGGTCTGTGGACCCACATGGGTCCGGTCGCACAGCTCATCGTCATCGCCATGGGCGTGATGTCGATGGTGTCCCTCCTCATCCTCGCCGAGCGCGCGTTCGTCTTCCGCGCGGCCCGCCGCCAATCGCGCAGGTACGCCGCGCAGCTGGACGCCCTGCTCGCCAATGGCGACTTCGACGCCGCCGCCGAGGTGAAGACGGACAAGGACGTGGGCTACCTGGGAAGGACCATCCGCGCGGGGCTGACGGCCTACCGCGTCTCCGCCACCGACAGCCGTGAGGAGGTCATGGAGACCGTGGCGCGCGGCCTGGAGCGGCAGGCGCAGCGCGAGGTCCAGAGCCTCAAGCGCGGCCTGGGCCACCTCGCCACCGTGGGCTCCACCGCCCCCTTCGTGGGATTGCTCGGCACCACCATCGGCATCGTCACCGCGTTCCAGGAGATGGGCGCCGCGAACTCGGGCGGCATCGGGACCATCTCGACGGGCATCTCCGAGGCGCTCGTCACCACGGCCTTCGGCCTGCTCGTCGCCATCCCCGCGGTCATGGGCTACAACTCCTTGCAGGGCTGGGTGGACGCCCGCGCGGTGGACCTCTCCGAGGCAAGCAACGAGTTCCTCGACGCCGCCTCCCGCGCCCTCAAGCGCACGCGCGCCATGAGCCCAAGGAGCTGA
- a CDS encoding protein kinase domain-containing protein — translation MTDPRIGSVLQERYRILERLAAGGMGMVYRGERLEVGKPVAIKFLHAWAAGDEEFRRRFQVEARATSRLTHPCCVSVIDFGVDQDSPFMVMDFVTGETLRGLLRDGPLLPARALGTVRQVLAGLAHAHAQGIIHRDIKPENIIVTHAEGLGEQVRILDFGLAKLRDEVTGLTSGLMLGTPSYMAPEQIHGEPVGPPTDLYATGVLLYELLTGKKPFNATSNAELLRMQREVTPPRLRDAAPDAGFSAELEATLAKAMEKAPGDRFQSATEFLAALEGAGAGPAALPVASVASDAPGGPRASTPTPSRPREDALATRNVRAQPRATPVGLQAEARARDDSEATIRSGPSTPLPVRNRSRRVVAGVAVLSLAAVGIGGWALASRSSGPAPVSSAGPSPTTPTGEEARPEAPARATAWQPVVEPLPGIDEVHRLIKAQRRDAALAALKKLAAKYPASAYVRYLEGNVDFDNLRWVDGVAAYRAALRLEPAYRNAPVVIQDAIRCLVSDRFHGTCEDFLRKDLGEAAVPSLEEAAREHPMASVRTRAAALLRQRDREPTERSR, via the coding sequence GTGACCGATCCCCGCATCGGCTCGGTGTTGCAGGAGCGCTACCGCATCCTCGAGCGGCTCGCCGCCGGTGGCATGGGCATGGTGTACCGGGGTGAGCGGCTGGAGGTGGGCAAGCCCGTCGCCATCAAGTTCCTCCACGCCTGGGCCGCCGGGGACGAGGAGTTCCGCAGGCGCTTCCAGGTGGAGGCGCGCGCCACGAGCCGCCTCACGCATCCCTGCTGCGTGTCGGTCATCGACTTCGGCGTGGACCAGGACTCGCCGTTCATGGTGATGGACTTCGTCACCGGAGAGACCCTGCGCGGCCTCTTGCGCGACGGTCCCCTGCTTCCGGCCCGGGCCCTGGGCACCGTGCGGCAGGTGCTCGCCGGCCTCGCCCATGCCCACGCGCAGGGCATCATCCACCGCGACATCAAGCCCGAGAACATCATCGTCACCCACGCGGAGGGGCTCGGGGAGCAGGTGCGCATCCTCGACTTCGGGCTCGCCAAGCTGCGCGACGAGGTGACGGGCCTCACCTCGGGGCTGATGCTCGGGACGCCGTCCTACATGGCCCCGGAGCAGATCCACGGCGAGCCGGTGGGTCCGCCCACGGACCTGTACGCCACCGGAGTGCTGCTCTACGAGCTCCTCACCGGCAAGAAGCCCTTCAACGCCACCAGCAACGCGGAGCTGCTGCGCATGCAGCGCGAGGTGACACCTCCCCGGCTGCGCGACGCCGCCCCTGACGCGGGCTTCTCCGCGGAGCTCGAGGCGACGCTGGCGAAGGCGATGGAGAAGGCCCCGGGGGATCGCTTCCAGTCCGCCACGGAGTTCCTGGCCGCGCTCGAAGGGGCCGGGGCGGGCCCGGCGGCGTTGCCCGTGGCGTCCGTGGCCAGCGATGCACCCGGGGGGCCGCGCGCCTCCACCCCCACGCCGTCACGTCCCAGGGAGGACGCGCTCGCGACGCGGAACGTCCGCGCGCAGCCCCGCGCGACGCCGGTGGGCCTTCAGGCCGAAGCCCGCGCCAGGGACGACTCCGAGGCCACGATCCGGTCCGGGCCCAGTACGCCCCTCCCCGTCCGCAACCGCTCGCGCCGCGTGGTGGCAGGCGTGGCGGTGCTCTCCCTGGCAGCGGTAGGCATTGGCGGATGGGCGCTAGCGTCAAGATCCTCGGGCCCAGCGCCTGTGTCCTCCGCGGGCCCGTCGCCCACGACCCCGACGGGTGAAGAAGCACGGCCGGAGGCTCCGGCGCGCGCCACGGCCTGGCAACCCGTCGTGGAGCCGCTGCCGGGCATCGATGAGGTCCATCGGTTGATCAAGGCCCAACGTCGGGACGCGGCCCTGGCGGCGTTGAAGAAGCTGGCGGCGAAGTACCCGGCGAGCGCCTACGTCCGCTACCTGGAGGGGAACGTCGACTTCGACAACCTCCGCTGGGTGGATGGCGTGGCGGCCTACCGGGCGGCGCTGCGGCTTGAACCCGCGTACCGCAACGCGCCGGTTGTCATCCAGGACGCCATCCGCTGTCTCGTCAGCGACCGGTTCCACGGCACCTGCGAGGACTTCCTCCGCAAGGACCTGGGTGAGGCCGCGGTGCCCTCGCTGGAGGAGGCCGCCCGCGAGCACCCCATGGCCAGCGTCCGGACCCGGGCCGCGGCGCTGCTCCGCCAGCGAGACCGCGAGCCCACGGAACGCTCACGCTGA
- a CDS encoding SDR family NAD(P)-dependent oxidoreductase, with the protein MKLMSNSAIVTGAGQGIGLGIAARLMRDGANVLLFGRTPEKLEAAAAELNRTAEGRTRAVPFAGDVVRAEDVARALEVATREFGLPGILVNNAGTATLRMVLELPEAEFDQVLAINLKGPFLFTQALAKALIAAKQPGSIVNISSLNQTAVTDGLAHYCASKAGLANFSKAAASELGRYGIRVNVVAPGAIRTPLAEMAGLGSGAMAQGFLAHTPLGKAWGEPDDVAKVVSFLCSDLASWMTGDTLAVDGGNHIRGLHSYADALGLTRPVEG; encoded by the coding sequence ATGAAGCTGATGTCGAACAGTGCCATCGTGACGGGAGCAGGACAGGGCATCGGTCTGGGAATCGCCGCGCGCCTCATGCGGGACGGCGCCAACGTCCTGCTGTTCGGGCGGACACCGGAGAAGTTGGAGGCGGCCGCCGCGGAGCTCAACCGGACGGCGGAGGGGCGCACCCGGGCAGTGCCCTTCGCGGGAGACGTGGTTCGCGCGGAGGACGTGGCGCGAGCGCTCGAAGTCGCCACGCGTGAGTTCGGCCTCCCGGGCATCCTGGTGAACAACGCCGGAACGGCCACCCTTCGAATGGTGCTCGAACTACCCGAGGCGGAGTTCGACCAGGTCCTGGCCATCAACCTCAAGGGGCCTTTCCTGTTCACCCAGGCGCTCGCGAAGGCGCTCATCGCCGCGAAGCAGCCGGGCTCCATCGTCAACATCTCCTCACTGAACCAGACGGCGGTGACGGACGGGCTTGCCCACTACTGCGCCTCCAAAGCGGGGCTCGCGAACTTCTCGAAGGCCGCGGCTTCGGAGCTGGGGCGTTACGGCATCCGGGTGAATGTCGTGGCCCCGGGCGCCATCCGCACCCCTCTGGCGGAGATGGCCGGCCTGGGGAGTGGCGCCATGGCGCAGGGATTCCTCGCCCACACGCCGCTCGGGAAGGCGTGGGGCGAGCCGGATGACGTGGCGAAAGTGGTGTCGTTCCTCTGCAGCGACCTCGCGTCCTGGATGACCGGAGACACCCTCGCCGTGGACGGAGGCAATCACATCCGCGGGCTGCACAGCTACGCGGACGCGCTGGGCCTCACCCGGCCCGTCGAAGGCTGA
- a CDS encoding chitobiase/beta-hexosaminidase C-terminal domain-containing protein, whose protein sequence is MPVNERLLPPSLHRHIGGCGLFFAGARLGLFGFALFAIACGSNSSPPPAATDTTPPSVQATPRGGTFKADVSVTLSCEDGTGSGCDATRYTLDGTVPTQDSPRYTAPLQLSANATLKFFSVDKAGNVGAVQAEVYAFDAIAPATSASPKGGTYGSPQTVTLACADARDCAGTYYTLDGTTPTRTSPRYSVPVSLSANATLKFFSVDTVGNEEPVRSESYVIDTLKPTVAASIRGGVYNSARTVTLACTDDDSGSGCASIHYTTHGGTPDTGSATYAAPLELSADTSLKFLAVDNAGNVSAVQTEVYAFDTDAPRTSASPSGGVYGSALDVTLTCADPHGCAGTYYTLDGTTPTRASSRYAAPIRLSANATLRFFSVDTAGNEEPVRTEEFVFDYVDTTAPRTSAFPPGIVESAEQLDVSLSCDDNGGSGCAETYYTLDGSVPTTSSTRYTGAPITVRGHVRLRFFSVDNANNMETPGYEMYSISTLANTSSQIATIRSRPDGPISESLAGAFITHTKPLTGADPAGVFLQAEKDGPAVFLVFDFPSGTRAGDRMAFRATEKTTVNGMVHITRLDAWVVYFTRDPVDGLVSEVSNTDLVTNLDAYESKLISVTGTVASPLGPSGGGNVSASFVTMGNPAIHPNLKLRLTNTVSDTHDVTQDCALTTTAPLWRFNTQAQPSAWSLDDINLLSCPGPKVTGAVAGGNTSVTVNFDRKLDPASVLADGSQFTVDSGLGVQAAAVSGRQVLLTTSAQAAGTGYTVTVASSVKDTRQSGLETTANSATFTGVAVSPARLVLTEVAPGISNGKDLVELVAVEGGSVDRFTLTQGANLLLATFPNVVVATGDVIVVHLRPTTAPVDAPASETANKGEFPESTYSANSNIAWDFIGSTNEIGYSQRVLRVRDATGVTQDGVPFYRPPPPGGSVTNDYYPQLQALQAEGQWLPSSCGGAPCNGTSTPAASEVSAGWADLPFTKATSVRRVAATDNDLASDWAVGPSSFGSHAP, encoded by the coding sequence ATGCCAGTGAATGAAAGACTCCTCCCGCCTTCGTTACACAGGCACATTGGGGGGTGTGGATTGTTCTTCGCCGGCGCTCGACTGGGTTTGTTTGGTTTTGCACTGTTCGCGATTGCCTGTGGTTCCAATTCCTCACCTCCACCGGCAGCCACGGATACGACGCCCCCGTCGGTCCAGGCGACGCCACGGGGAGGAACCTTCAAGGCGGACGTCTCCGTCACGCTGTCCTGTGAGGACGGCACGGGCAGTGGCTGCGATGCCACGCGCTACACCCTTGACGGCACCGTGCCCACCCAGGACTCCCCTCGCTACACGGCCCCGTTGCAGCTCTCCGCCAATGCCACGCTGAAGTTCTTCTCCGTGGACAAGGCAGGAAACGTGGGCGCCGTCCAGGCGGAGGTGTACGCCTTCGATGCCATCGCACCGGCCACCTCGGCGTCTCCCAAGGGGGGCACGTACGGCTCCCCGCAGACGGTCACGCTGGCCTGCGCGGACGCACGGGACTGCGCGGGAACCTACTACACGCTCGATGGCACGACGCCCACCCGGACCTCACCGCGCTACTCGGTCCCGGTGAGCCTCTCCGCCAATGCCACGCTGAAGTTCTTCTCCGTGGACACGGTCGGCAATGAAGAGCCCGTGCGGAGCGAGTCCTATGTCATCGACACGCTGAAGCCCACGGTCGCCGCATCCATCCGGGGCGGCGTCTACAACAGCGCGCGCACCGTCACCCTCGCCTGCACCGACGACGACTCGGGCAGCGGGTGCGCCTCCATCCACTACACCACCCATGGCGGTACACCGGACACGGGCTCGGCCACGTACGCCGCGCCGCTCGAGCTCTCCGCGGACACCTCGCTCAAGTTCCTGGCGGTGGACAATGCCGGCAACGTGAGCGCCGTCCAGACGGAGGTGTATGCCTTCGACACGGACGCGCCGCGCACCTCGGCCTCTCCCAGCGGTGGCGTGTACGGCTCCGCGCTGGATGTCACCCTGACCTGCGCGGACCCCCATGGCTGCGCGGGCACCTACTACACGCTCGACGGCACCACGCCCACCCGGGCTTCGTCGCGCTACGCGGCCCCGATACGCCTCTCCGCCAATGCCACCCTGCGGTTCTTCTCCGTGGACACGGCCGGAAATGAGGAGCCCGTGCGGACCGAGGAGTTTGTCTTCGATTACGTCGACACGACGGCGCCGCGCACCTCCGCCTTCCCGCCGGGCATCGTGGAGTCCGCCGAGCAGCTCGACGTCTCCCTGTCGTGCGACGACAACGGCGGCAGCGGCTGCGCGGAGACGTACTACACCCTCGACGGCAGCGTTCCGACCACGAGCTCGACGCGCTACACCGGCGCACCCATCACCGTGCGCGGCCATGTCAGGCTGAGGTTCTTCTCCGTGGACAACGCCAACAACATGGAGACCCCTGGGTACGAGATGTACAGCATCTCCACCCTGGCCAACACCTCGTCGCAGATCGCCACCATCCGCTCCAGACCGGACGGGCCCATCAGCGAGTCCCTGGCTGGAGCGTTCATCACCCACACGAAGCCGTTGACAGGGGCCGATCCGGCGGGTGTCTTCCTTCAAGCAGAGAAGGACGGTCCCGCGGTCTTCCTCGTGTTCGATTTCCCCTCGGGAACCCGCGCGGGTGACCGCATGGCCTTCCGCGCCACCGAGAAGACGACGGTGAATGGGATGGTGCACATCACCCGGCTCGACGCGTGGGTCGTCTATTTCACGAGGGACCCGGTGGATGGCCTCGTCAGCGAGGTGAGCAACACCGACCTCGTGACGAACCTGGACGCCTACGAGAGCAAGCTCATCTCCGTCACCGGCACCGTGGCCAGCCCCCTGGGCCCCTCCGGCGGCGGCAACGTCTCGGCGAGCTTCGTGACGATGGGCAACCCCGCCATCCACCCCAACCTCAAGCTGCGCCTGACCAACACGGTGTCGGACACGCACGACGTGACGCAGGACTGCGCCCTCACCACGACGGCGCCCTTGTGGCGATTCAACACGCAGGCCCAGCCCTCGGCCTGGTCGCTTGACGACATCAACCTGCTGTCCTGCCCCGGGCCCAAGGTGACGGGGGCCGTGGCGGGCGGCAACACGAGCGTGACGGTGAACTTCGACCGGAAGCTCGACCCGGCCAGCGTGCTCGCCGACGGCAGCCAGTTCACCGTCGACTCCGGCCTGGGTGTCCAGGCCGCCGCCGTGTCGGGCCGCCAGGTCCTGCTCACCACCTCCGCGCAGGCGGCGGGCACGGGCTACACGGTGACGGTGGCCTCCAGCGTGAAAGACACCCGGCAGAGCGGCCTCGAGACGACGGCCAACAGCGCCACCTTCACCGGAGTGGCCGTCTCTCCCGCCAGGCTGGTGCTCACCGAGGTGGCTCCTGGCATCTCCAACGGCAAGGACCTGGTGGAATTGGTCGCGGTCGAGGGAGGCAGCGTGGACAGATTCACCCTGACCCAGGGCGCGAACCTCCTGCTGGCCACCTTCCCCAACGTCGTGGTGGCCACGGGTGACGTCATCGTCGTCCACCTCAGGCCCACCACGGCGCCCGTCGACGCGCCCGCCTCCGAGACCGCCAACAAGGGTGAGTTCCCCGAGAGCACCTACAGCGCCAACTCCAACATCGCCTGGGACTTCATCGGGAGCACCAATGAGATTGGCTATTCCCAGCGCGTGCTGCGCGTGCGCGACGCCACCGGTGTGACACAGGACGGTGTGCCCTTCTACCGCCCGCCTCCGCCAGGCGGGAGCGTCACCAACGACTACTACCCCCAGCTTCAGGCCCTCCAGGCCGAGGGGCAGTGGCTGCCGTCGAGCTGTGGGGGCGCGCCCTGCAATGGCACCTCCACGCCTGCTGCCTCGGAGGTGTCCGCGGGCTGGGCGGACCTTCCCTTCACCAAGGCCACTTCAGTCCGCCGCGTGGCCGCGACGGACAACGACCTGGCCAGTGATTGGGCCGTGGGGCCCTCCTCGTTCGGCTCCCATGCCCCGTAG
- a CDS encoding DUF692 domain-containing protein, producing the protein MSRLDDVPVLGVGIGYRPELRDQQLQFMDRIDWFELIADRYVRSVPESFERALPMLDTHPLVPHALEMSIGTAGPLDVGYCEEVGELTRLVRAPFTSDHLCLTQAGGMELGQLTPLPFTEAGVRRCAAKTRQVQEIIGLPFLLENITYPFAFRSPMGEAEFITRVVTDADCGLLLDLANLFINSQNHRYDPYAFLDALPLERVIQVHLAGGERRAGQWIDSHSQRVDAHPEVWSLLEYLVQRTQVRAILIERDQNFPEEFQEMLQDIQRAQEILHRAHRAPVRRPAMTAAPAWPERPTEDLPVDAPEFQSALARVLVEAGLGRRLAKNPQAVGEELGLQPEQTEALVAVGAEALTTFAHDLASKRLMLVSKMAPASCRWLQDRKLWHELSHRFVDEYTPRHTPEFVNRTVRDAFWFLQLLERVVEQRPELRAPLADIARFERVQLELSSVAVPVQSARDFRRAYESRPAPGLEEMLAARPVTGPHIRVERFGCDVTQLVRRINEGRNVGDESPGKPTVVLFTKAPGFRNVRHLAINERTQRLIELCDGTRTTAELAALLSPATGMLPFVEALRRLYELNALTFAAAAS; encoded by the coding sequence TTGTCCAGGCTGGATGACGTGCCCGTGCTCGGGGTGGGGATTGGCTACCGCCCCGAGCTGCGTGATCAGCAGTTGCAGTTCATGGATCGCATCGATTGGTTCGAGCTGATCGCCGACCGGTACGTGCGCTCCGTGCCCGAGAGCTTCGAGCGCGCGTTGCCGATGCTGGACACCCATCCGCTGGTGCCGCATGCGCTGGAGATGTCCATTGGCACAGCGGGGCCGTTGGACGTCGGGTACTGCGAGGAGGTGGGCGAGCTCACCCGGCTGGTCCGTGCGCCCTTCACCAGTGATCACCTGTGCCTGACGCAGGCGGGGGGCATGGAGCTGGGGCAGCTGACGCCGCTGCCTTTCACCGAAGCCGGTGTCCGGCGGTGTGCCGCCAAGACGCGGCAGGTGCAGGAGATCATCGGCCTCCCGTTCCTGCTGGAGAACATCACCTATCCGTTCGCCTTCCGGAGCCCCATGGGAGAGGCGGAGTTCATCACCCGGGTGGTGACGGACGCCGACTGCGGGCTGCTGCTGGATCTGGCCAACCTGTTCATCAACTCCCAGAACCACCGCTACGACCCCTATGCCTTCCTGGATGCGCTGCCGCTCGAGCGCGTCATCCAGGTGCATCTGGCGGGTGGCGAGCGGCGTGCCGGACAGTGGATCGACAGCCATAGCCAGCGGGTGGACGCGCATCCCGAGGTCTGGAGCCTGCTGGAGTACCTGGTGCAACGCACGCAGGTGCGGGCCATCCTCATCGAGCGGGATCAGAACTTCCCCGAAGAGTTCCAGGAGATGCTCCAGGACATCCAGCGGGCCCAGGAGATCCTCCACCGCGCCCACCGTGCTCCCGTCCGGAGACCGGCGATGACCGCGGCCCCGGCATGGCCCGAGCGCCCCACGGAGGACTTGCCCGTGGACGCGCCGGAGTTCCAGTCCGCGCTGGCCCGGGTGCTGGTGGAGGCGGGGCTCGGGCGGCGTTTGGCGAAGAACCCCCAGGCCGTGGGCGAGGAGCTGGGCCTCCAGCCGGAGCAGACGGAGGCGCTCGTCGCGGTGGGGGCGGAGGCGCTCACCACGTTCGCCCATGACCTGGCGAGCAAGCGGCTCATGCTCGTGAGCAAGATGGCGCCAGCGAGCTGCCGGTGGCTGCAGGACAGGAAGCTCTGGCATGAGCTCTCGCACCGGTTCGTGGACGAGTACACCCCGCGCCACACGCCGGAGTTCGTGAACCGCACGGTGCGCGATGCCTTCTGGTTCCTCCAGCTCCTCGAGCGGGTGGTGGAGCAGCGTCCCGAGCTGCGAGCACCCCTGGCTGACATCGCTCGCTTCGAGCGCGTCCAGCTCGAGCTGTCATCGGTGGCCGTCCCCGTCCAGAGCGCGCGGGACTTCCGTCGGGCCTACGAGAGCCGTCCCGCTCCGGGCCTCGAGGAGATGCTGGCCGCGCGGCCTGTCACCGGGCCCCACATCCGGGTGGAGCGCTTCGGGTGTGACGTCACGCAGCTCGTGCGACGCATCAACGAGGGCAGGAACGTGGGAGACGAGTCCCCGGGCAAGCCCACGGTGGTGCTCTTCACCAAGGCGCCGGGCTTCCGCAACGTGCGCCATCTGGCCATCAACGAGCGGACACAGCGCCTGATCGAGCTGTGCGACGGGACGCGCACCACGGCGGAGCTCGCCGCGCTGCTGTCGCCCGCCACGGGGATGCTGCCCTTCGTCGAGGCCCTCCGCCGCCTCTACGAGCTGAATGCCCTCACCTTCGCCGCGGCGGCGAGCTGA
- a CDS encoding glycosyltransferase codes for MRLLLAAPGSRGDFQPMLALALGLRAAGHEAVLAARPLYAPDAAAFSVPFEPLGQDIEAFIRSQPAGAPGRSSPSGFQAFLEQEFLTHLERVPTLARGADLVLGAGMSFAIRSAAESVGVPYLAVAYAPGVFLTGGRRSIAMPEVLLQLLREFHARHGLPAVEELLAYAFASERVLLAADAELVGPLDGVKLWTPPTGALLLEDPRPLSAEVEAFLAAGEPPIYVGFGSLSGSQPALDERLFHEVATAVGCRVLFFTGKAVPPRREPFGRVLSIGHTAHGPLFARVRAVVHHGGAGTLAAAARAGVPQVLVPHAFDQPFWAERAHQLGIAPAPVPARGVTAHQLASAVKQALTDDRLREQARGLAATLNSRRGVDTAVASLTTGVR; via the coding sequence ATGCGCTTGCTGCTCGCTGCCCCGGGCTCTCGCGGGGACTTCCAACCCATGCTCGCCCTGGCCCTGGGGCTGCGCGCGGCGGGGCACGAGGCCGTGCTCGCCGCGCGGCCGCTCTACGCCCCGGACGCCGCCGCTTTCTCCGTGCCCTTCGAGCCGCTGGGCCAGGACATCGAGGCATTCATTCGGAGCCAGCCCGCAGGAGCACCCGGACGCAGCTCACCCTCCGGGTTCCAGGCGTTTCTCGAGCAGGAGTTCCTGACCCACCTCGAGCGTGTGCCCACGCTGGCGCGGGGAGCGGACCTCGTCCTGGGCGCGGGGATGTCCTTCGCCATCCGCTCGGCGGCCGAGTCCGTGGGCGTGCCCTATCTCGCCGTCGCCTATGCACCCGGGGTCTTCCTGACAGGAGGGCGCCGCTCCATCGCCATGCCCGAGGTGCTGCTCCAGCTCCTGCGAGAGTTTCACGCCCGGCATGGACTGCCAGCCGTGGAGGAGCTGCTCGCCTACGCCTTCGCTTCCGAGCGCGTGTTGCTCGCCGCCGATGCCGAGCTCGTGGGGCCTCTCGACGGGGTGAAGCTCTGGACGCCGCCGACAGGCGCGCTGCTGCTGGAGGACCCACGTCCGCTCAGCGCCGAGGTGGAGGCGTTTCTCGCGGCCGGTGAGCCTCCCATCTACGTTGGCTTTGGCAGCCTCTCCGGGAGCCAGCCCGCCCTGGATGAGAGGCTCTTCCACGAGGTCGCCACGGCCGTCGGGTGCCGAGTCCTGTTCTTCACGGGCAAGGCCGTGCCCCCGCGACGGGAGCCTTTCGGACGGGTACTTTCGATTGGCCACACCGCGCATGGTCCGCTCTTCGCGCGTGTCAGGGCGGTGGTGCATCACGGTGGAGCGGGCACCCTGGCGGCCGCCGCGCGCGCCGGAGTTCCCCAGGTGTTGGTCCCTCATGCGTTTGATCAGCCCTTCTGGGCGGAGCGGGCGCACCAGTTGGGCATCGCACCCGCGCCAGTGCCCGCGCGCGGTGTGACCGCGCACCAACTGGCCTCCGCGGTGAAACAGGCGCTCACCGATGACCGGCTGCGCGAGCAGGCCCGGGGACTCGCGGCCACCCTGAACTCCCGCAGGGGCGTGGACACCGCCGTGGCCTCCCTCACGACAGGAGTGCGTTGA